The following are encoded together in the Humulus lupulus chromosome 5, drHumLupu1.1, whole genome shotgun sequence genome:
- the LOC133833965 gene encoding transcription factor MYB123-like, whose protein sequence is MAPKNEESSKRVMNRGAWTAEEDKKLSQYIKIHGPSRWKTLAIQSGLNRCGKSCRLRWLNYLRPNIKRGNISEAEEDLILRLHKLLGNRWALIAGRLPGRTDNEIKNYWNSHLSKKINQPENSRRQPLVLQQPPPPPQETAPPPKVREEEGKGNGNNFELNFDMNELIDFSAGGNFYELEWMNTFLDRPDDDTHGLKNAHN, encoded by the exons atgGCTCCAAAAAACGAAGAATCATCAAAAAGAGTAATGAACAGAGGAGCATGGACTGCCGAGGAAGACAAAAAACTTTCACAGTATATCAAAATCCATGGTCCAAGCAGGTGGAAGACTCTCGCTATCCAATCAG GTTTAAATCGATGTGGGAAGAGTTGCAGATTGAGGTGGTTAAATTACCTAAGACCCAACATTAAGAGAGGCAACATAAGTGAGGCTGAAGAGGATTTGATACTGAGGCTCCATAAACTATTAGGAAACAG GTGGGCTTTAATAGCCGGGAGACTTCCTGGCCGAACAGACAACGAAATAAAGAACTATTGGAATTCTCACTTAAGCAAGAAAATAAATCAACCGGAGAATTCACGGCGGCAACCTTTGGTGTTGCAACAGCCACCGCCACCACCACAAGAGACTGCTCCGCCGCCAAAGGTCCGGGAAGAAGAAGGCAAAGGAAATGGGAACAACTTTGAGTTGAACTTTGATATGAATGAGTTGATTGACTTCTCAGCCGGAGGTAATTTCTATGAGTTAGAGTGGATGAACACGTTTCTTGATCGGCCCGATGACGACACTCACGGTCTTAAAAACGCTCATAATTAG